A single region of the Triticum dicoccoides isolate Atlit2015 ecotype Zavitan chromosome 2B, WEW_v2.0, whole genome shotgun sequence genome encodes:
- the LOC119363854 gene encoding AP2-like ethylene-responsive transcription factor CRL5 isoform X1: protein MTNNNCNGNGGSNAAASGWLGFSLSPHMDEHNHVQQQQQHQGLFYPSSVAAAYSLGGDVATGGYYSQLASMPLKSDGSLCIMEALRRTDQQDHNGPKLEDFLGAGQPAMALSLDNTSNFYYYGGGGGAGGQHGQSHGGCFLQQAYDVYGGPATASVLAADEDAAAATAMANWVQVARGATAYATAENVLSAAADRQQHLHHHPLALSMSSAGSLSSCVTAGAEYGGVVATVDGGRKRGGATAGQKQPVHHRKSIDTFGQRTSQYRGVTSRHRWTGRYEAHLWDNSCKKEGQTRKGRQVYLGGYDMEEKAARAYDQAALKYWGPSTHINFPLEDYQQELEEMKNMTRQEYVAHLRRKSSGFSRGASMYRGVTRHHQHGRWQARIGRVSGNKDLYLGTFGTQEEAAEAYDIAAIKFRGLNAVTNFDITRYDVDKIMASNTLLPGELARRNKDANAAPLPLPAPDDCAASALVPVSTPGTDTGGSGQHRHHDVMSSGEAFSALHDLVTVDGHTAQGGNGAHVHMSMSGASSLVTSLSNSREGSPDRGGGLSMLFAKPPQQPATTTAASPKLMSTLAPLGSWASSARPAAVSIAHMPMFAAWSDA, encoded by the exons ATGACCAACAACAACTGCAATGGCAATGGCGGCAGCAACGCGGCGGCGAGTGGCTGGCTGGGCTTCTCGCTCTCACCGCACATGGACGAACACAACCAcgtgcagcagcaacaacagcaccaGGGCCTATTCTACCCcagctccgtcgccgccgcctacAGCCTCGGCGGCGACGTCGCCACCGGCGGCTACTATTCGCAGCTAGCCTCCATGCCTCTCAAGTCAGACGGCTCCCTCTGCATCATGGAAGCTCTGCGCCGAACCGATCAACAAGATCACAACG GGCCGAAGCTGGAGGACTTTCTGGGCGCGGGGCAGCCGGCGATGGCGCTGAGCCTGGACAACACCTCCAACTTTTATTactacggcggcggtggcggagccggTGGGCAACACGGACAGAGCCACGGCGGCTGCTTCCTGCAGCAAGCATACGACGTGTACGGCGGGCCCGCGACAGCATCGGTGCTGGCTGCCGACGAGGACGCCGCAGCTGCCACGGCCATGGCGAACTGGGTGCAGGTCGCGCGCGGTGCCACAGCGTACGCGACAGCCGAGAACGTCTTGTCCGCGGCGGCAGACCGGCAGCAGCATCTTCACCACCACCCTCTGGCACTCTCCATGAGCTCCGCCGGGTCGCTCTCCAGCTGCGTTACCGCGGGGGCCGAGTACGGCGGCGTCGTGGCGACGGTGGACGGCGGGCGAAAGCGCGGCggcgcaacggcggggcagaagcaGCCGGTGCACCACCGCAAGTCCATCGACACGTTCGGGCAGCGCACGTCGCAGTACCGTGGCGTCACCAG CAGGCATAGGTGGACGGGGCGGTATGAGGCGCACCTGTGGGACAACAGCTGCAAGAAGGAAGGCCAGACCAGGAAAGGGAGGCAAG TTTACCTCG GAGGGTATGACATGGAGGAGAAGGCGGCGAGAGCCTACGACCAGGCGGCGCTCAAGTACTGGGGCCCTTCCACCCATATCAACTTCCCG CTCGAGGACTACCAGCAGGAGCTGGAGGAGATGAAGAACATGACGAGGCAGGAGTACGTGGCACACCTCAGAAG GAAGAGCAGCGGCTTCTCGCGCGGCGCGTCCATGTACCGTGGCGTGACCCGGCACCACCAGCACGGGCGGTGGCAGGCGCGCATCGGCCGCGTCTCCGGCAACAAGGACCTCTACCTCGGCACTTTCG GCACCCAGGAGGAGGCCGCGGAGGCGTACGACATCGCCGCCATCAAGTTCCGGGGCCTCAACGCCGTCACCAACTTCGACATCACCCGCTACGACGTCGACAAGATCATGGCCAGCAACACGCTCCTCCCGGGCGAGCTCGCCAGGCGCAACAAGGACGCCAACGCCGCGCCCCTGCCCCTTCCCGCCCCCGACGACTGCGCCGCCTCTGCCCTGGTGCCCGTGTCCACTCCGGGCACGGACACCGGCGGCAGCGGCCAGCACCGCCACCACGACGTCATGTCCTCGGGCGAGGCCTTCTCGGCGCTGCACGACCTGGTCACCGTGGACGGCCACACCGCGCAGGGCGGCAACGGCGCGCACGTGCACATGTCGATGTCGGGCGCATCGTCGCTGGTGACGAGCCTGAGCAACTCCCGCGAGGGGAGCCCAGACCGGGGCGGCGGCCTGTCCATGCTCTTCGCCAAGCCGCCGCAGCAGCCGGCCACGACAACGGCGGCGTCCCCGAAGCTGATGAGCACTCTGGCGCCGCTGGGCTCCTGGGCGTCGTCGGCGAGGCCGGCCGCCGTTTCCATCGCTCACATGCCCATGTTCGCCGCGTGGAGCGACGCTTGA
- the LOC119363854 gene encoding AP2-like ethylene-responsive transcription factor CRL5 isoform X2: MTNNNCNGNGGSNAAASGWLGFSLSPHMDEHNHVQQQQQHQGLFYPSSVAAAYSLGGDVATGGYYSQLASMPLKSDGSLCIMEALRRTDQQDHNGPKLEDFLGAGQPAMALSLDNTSNFYYYGGGGGAGGQHGQSHGGCFLQQAYDVYGGPATASVLAADEDAAAATAMANWVQVARGATAYATAENVLSAAADRQQHLHHHPLALSMSSAGSLSSCVTAGAEYGGVVATVDGGRKRGGATAGQKQPVHHRKSIDTFGQRTSQYRGVTRHRWTGRYEAHLWDNSCKKEGQTRKGRQVYLGGYDMEEKAARAYDQAALKYWGPSTHINFPLEDYQQELEEMKNMTRQEYVAHLRRKSSGFSRGASMYRGVTRHHQHGRWQARIGRVSGNKDLYLGTFGTQEEAAEAYDIAAIKFRGLNAVTNFDITRYDVDKIMASNTLLPGELARRNKDANAAPLPLPAPDDCAASALVPVSTPGTDTGGSGQHRHHDVMSSGEAFSALHDLVTVDGHTAQGGNGAHVHMSMSGASSLVTSLSNSREGSPDRGGGLSMLFAKPPQQPATTTAASPKLMSTLAPLGSWASSARPAAVSIAHMPMFAAWSDA, translated from the exons ATGACCAACAACAACTGCAATGGCAATGGCGGCAGCAACGCGGCGGCGAGTGGCTGGCTGGGCTTCTCGCTCTCACCGCACATGGACGAACACAACCAcgtgcagcagcaacaacagcaccaGGGCCTATTCTACCCcagctccgtcgccgccgcctacAGCCTCGGCGGCGACGTCGCCACCGGCGGCTACTATTCGCAGCTAGCCTCCATGCCTCTCAAGTCAGACGGCTCCCTCTGCATCATGGAAGCTCTGCGCCGAACCGATCAACAAGATCACAACG GGCCGAAGCTGGAGGACTTTCTGGGCGCGGGGCAGCCGGCGATGGCGCTGAGCCTGGACAACACCTCCAACTTTTATTactacggcggcggtggcggagccggTGGGCAACACGGACAGAGCCACGGCGGCTGCTTCCTGCAGCAAGCATACGACGTGTACGGCGGGCCCGCGACAGCATCGGTGCTGGCTGCCGACGAGGACGCCGCAGCTGCCACGGCCATGGCGAACTGGGTGCAGGTCGCGCGCGGTGCCACAGCGTACGCGACAGCCGAGAACGTCTTGTCCGCGGCGGCAGACCGGCAGCAGCATCTTCACCACCACCCTCTGGCACTCTCCATGAGCTCCGCCGGGTCGCTCTCCAGCTGCGTTACCGCGGGGGCCGAGTACGGCGGCGTCGTGGCGACGGTGGACGGCGGGCGAAAGCGCGGCggcgcaacggcggggcagaagcaGCCGGTGCACCACCGCAAGTCCATCGACACGTTCGGGCAGCGCACGTCGCAGTACCGTGGCGTCACCAG GCATAGGTGGACGGGGCGGTATGAGGCGCACCTGTGGGACAACAGCTGCAAGAAGGAAGGCCAGACCAGGAAAGGGAGGCAAG TTTACCTCG GAGGGTATGACATGGAGGAGAAGGCGGCGAGAGCCTACGACCAGGCGGCGCTCAAGTACTGGGGCCCTTCCACCCATATCAACTTCCCG CTCGAGGACTACCAGCAGGAGCTGGAGGAGATGAAGAACATGACGAGGCAGGAGTACGTGGCACACCTCAGAAG GAAGAGCAGCGGCTTCTCGCGCGGCGCGTCCATGTACCGTGGCGTGACCCGGCACCACCAGCACGGGCGGTGGCAGGCGCGCATCGGCCGCGTCTCCGGCAACAAGGACCTCTACCTCGGCACTTTCG GCACCCAGGAGGAGGCCGCGGAGGCGTACGACATCGCCGCCATCAAGTTCCGGGGCCTCAACGCCGTCACCAACTTCGACATCACCCGCTACGACGTCGACAAGATCATGGCCAGCAACACGCTCCTCCCGGGCGAGCTCGCCAGGCGCAACAAGGACGCCAACGCCGCGCCCCTGCCCCTTCCCGCCCCCGACGACTGCGCCGCCTCTGCCCTGGTGCCCGTGTCCACTCCGGGCACGGACACCGGCGGCAGCGGCCAGCACCGCCACCACGACGTCATGTCCTCGGGCGAGGCCTTCTCGGCGCTGCACGACCTGGTCACCGTGGACGGCCACACCGCGCAGGGCGGCAACGGCGCGCACGTGCACATGTCGATGTCGGGCGCATCGTCGCTGGTGACGAGCCTGAGCAACTCCCGCGAGGGGAGCCCAGACCGGGGCGGCGGCCTGTCCATGCTCTTCGCCAAGCCGCCGCAGCAGCCGGCCACGACAACGGCGGCGTCCCCGAAGCTGATGAGCACTCTGGCGCCGCTGGGCTCCTGGGCGTCGTCGGCGAGGCCGGCCGCCGTTTCCATCGCTCACATGCCCATGTTCGCCGCGTGGAGCGACGCTTGA